A region of Rhodospirillales bacterium DNA encodes the following proteins:
- the recR gene encoding recombination protein RecR: protein MNGPEIERAIQLLAKLPGLGPRSARRAVLHLLKRREQLMRPLAQALTQAADAIRACSTCGNLDTVDPCAICADPRRDGATLCVVEDVADLWAMERGRVFNGRYHVLGGTLSALDGIGPEDLSISALVARARDGAIREVILATNATVDGQTTGHYIADRLSGVAGMKVSRLAHGLPVGGEIDYLDEGTLAAALKARRAV from the coding sequence GTGAACGGCCCCGAGATCGAGCGCGCCATCCAGCTCCTCGCCAAGCTGCCGGGGCTGGGACCACGCTCGGCGCGGCGCGCGGTGCTGCACCTGCTGAAGCGGCGCGAGCAATTGATGCGACCGCTGGCGCAGGCGCTGACGCAGGCGGCCGACGCGATCCGCGCCTGCTCGACCTGCGGCAACCTCGACACGGTCGACCCCTGCGCCATCTGCGCCGATCCGCGGCGCGACGGCGCGACCCTGTGCGTCGTCGAGGACGTCGCCGATCTCTGGGCGATGGAGCGCGGACGCGTGTTCAACGGCCGCTACCACGTGCTGGGCGGCACCTTGTCGGCGCTCGACGGCATCGGACCCGAGGACCTCAGCATCTCCGCCCTCGTGGCGCGCGCCCGCGACGGCGCGATCCGAGAGGTCATCCTCGCCACCAACGCCACCGTCGACGGCCAGACCACCGGCCACTACATCGCCGACCGGCTGTCGGGCGTCGCCGGCATGAAGGTGTCGCGGCTGGCGCACGGACTGCCGGTGGGCGGCGAGATCGACTATCTCGACGAGGGCACGCTGGCGGCGGCGCTCAAAGCGCGGCGCGCGGTCTGA